In Prunus persica cultivar Lovell unplaced genomic scaffold, Prunus_persica_NCBIv2 scaffold_33, whole genome shotgun sequence, the sequence GGTCAGCTGCTTCATTGACTCTATCTTCTCCGTAAAGCTCCCAAACCCACTCAACCATATTGCTTTGAATACCTCCAAACTTTGGATCGATGGGTTTTCTCCCGCATGCTATTTCCAAAGCAACAACTCCGAAGCTGTAGACATCTGATTCTTTGCTAGCCTTTCCGGTGTTGAGATAATCCGGAGCCATGTAACCCATGGTTCCAGCCAAGATTGTGGTTTGCGACTGTTTTCCGTGGTCCACAAGTCTAGCTAACCCAaaatccccaagttttgcgtTGAAATTTGAATCTAACATAACATTGCTCGATTTAATATCCCTATGCAGCACACATTGCTCCCACTCTTCATGTAGATAGAACAACCCAGAGGCCAAACCTTGAGCAATTTTGTATCTTGCCTCCCAAGTTAACAAGCTTTGTTCTTTAAACAAATGAGAATCTAAGCTCCCATTCGGCATGAACTCGTACACAAGTAAGAATTTTCTTTCGTGGCACCAGCCAATCAGTTGCACAAGATTGCGATGCCTAAGTCGACTGATGATCTTTACTTCGGATGCATACTCCTTCGGTCCTTGTTTAGAACTACTCGAGATTCTCTTAACAGCAACATATGAGTTCAAGTCTGGTATAAAACCTTTATAAACCCCACCGAATCCTCCCTCCCCAAGCTTTTCTCCCTCCTCAAAATTACTCGTGGCCCGAGCCAATTCGCTATACGAAAACTTCCTCGGGCCAGCCCCCTTTTCAAATTCGTCATCAATCAATTCATGAACCATAGGATGATCTTCATCACTACTTTCCCCAGCTCTTTCCCTCTTCTTCCACATGATGAACCAACCCAACCCACCGACCAACACAGCACAGCCACCAATCCCCAACCCAACTGCTAGTCCTATACTCTTATTTCCTGACTTGCGGTTAGAATTAGTATCACGATCACCTAGTGAAGTTGAACTGAAATTCCATGAGATGATCTTATTCAGAGAAATATAGTTACCGGTTGAAGCAGAGAACCCGACAACGACCAAGTCGGGCAAGTACTGTTTCAGATCCATAATGTCAGAAAAATGTGCCATCTCTTGTGTAACATTCGAATCAGGTGCAAAAGTAGTGAAGGCAACACTCAGGTTTTTTGAAGTGGAATTGTAACTAATGGTAgcattatttgtttttccttccaTAATACCTCCTTTCCAAGGTCTGAAAATGGTAGAGTTGAGAGAGTTGACGTCGATGCCCACGTGATCGTACGGGGGGTCGGTCGTTGAATACGCGTAGATGTCAAACTCCACCGCCACGAAAGCGGTGTCGTTTGGAGATGCGAAGTTGACGGGGAGGCCGAGATTGTTACCACCTGCTGGTTCTGTGTCGTTGAGGAGGAAGGACCCGCTTGGGGCTACGAAGAAGGCGAGGCCGTCGCCGTAGGTGGATTCTTTGAGCGAGTCAAGGGCGAAGTTGAAACTAGTGGTGAAGTCCGCGAGTTTTCCGGTGGCCTTTTCGTGGAGGAGGAAGGGTTGGCTGTAGGTGGCTCGGCCGGCGCTGCCGTTCTTTAGCTGGTCTTCCCCGCTTTTGGTGAGGCGGAGGAATCCGCCCTCGAAAAAAGCATCCCCTTTTGTGGATATGGTGGGGTAATAACTGCCACTGAAGCTGGAGAAACTGAAGTTTAATGGAGTTGCAGAACGGGttaacagaagaagaagaagaagaagaaagtgaagctTTGTTGAGTACTTTGCGACCATTTTGGAAgataaaagagaagagagaagagagattaCGGTACTAATAATTAACGTGCACAAATGTTTGTCATCTAAAATATAGAGATAATTAGTTTTGGAATTGAAATCGAACCTTCATTGTGATGCGAGTGATGTGGCGggtttttatgaaattttctaACGTTTATATAACATGTGAAGCACgtttttggaattgaaatcGAAAAATTTTGGTTGCTGAATGAAAGACTTGAGATTTGTTGAGTCCATGAAGCACTTTTCCAAGACTGGAAGCAGCGAGGAAGGAGAGGAGGACCACGGGGATATCTTTTTTCTATTCTTCAAATCTCACCTACACTCATGTTTCTTCGAAGAAAAAGAACGTAAAGGATCATAATACTCATTCAGTGCATCTCGCTAATAGAATTCCACAAGtatcacttcattcaactTGGACCCACTTCTTTGGAGACTTCAATacggtttatttatattattagtgctaagaatgggtatatgactaaatatctcaattAGTATATCCCACAaacttaaatataatatatatacaaattttCTCCTATGCAGATATCATGTATTTTATACTACTCATTCTTACTTTCCTCCATGTTTACAATGATATCCGTCCTTACTTTTCTCCTTATTTACAATGATGCCCTATACGGACACCATATATATGCACAAAGATTTGAAGATGAGACATATTTTAACATCGAGTATGAGAAGAGAAATATAGTATTGTACTGAGAGCTATAGTTCCTTTCATTAGTCGTTTAGAGTTTGTGAGGCTTTCAACATGGTTAACATAATATCTATATTATTTATACGTCATCTGCATGTTAATATCGCTACAAACAAAAACCGGGAAAAGCTTTTGAGATTAGAAAAAAAGTCGGTAAGATATTGTTAGCATGACTATCTTGTCTTTGGCATATGTCCTTTTCTTGAGTGACAAActgtttgggcctaatttgGCACACCCAattcaaaagcccaaaaacaacaaaggtAAATCACAGGGCCCAAGCAGTCTGGATTCTACAAATAAACTTAGacctcaaaaaagaaaaaagcaggCAACCTATGGctccagaaaaatcaaaagggcTTAAGCATgattaaaagagaagaagaagctcaAAAGGAAACAGACCCACATGAATCTTTTTTAGgaaagtcaacaatttcaaccGGGTTGATAAAGAGTTGATAGAGGCAGGCAAAAGAAGGGACGTCTTTGAAATCTCTGCCACCAGAAGGTCAAAATCCTTTTATAAATTCAGAAATAATTGTTTctacttcaaaaaaaaaaagcaccatCTTTCAAGGATACGCATGCTAAGTTCTCAAAAAAAGATAAGCAGGaaaacagggagttgttcaaaaaACTGGAAAAGCAAACTGAACATCACAGTTTGAGCTCTCACAAAGGGGCAGTTGGAATTAAAGAGGGGTTAGGTTCTCTtccaaaaaacagagaagtgaTTGGTCTTAAAAGAGCTGACTATTGAGAGCCTATCTGCCAGAATTGATaaaaaccccttcttctttgtatttaaaaatgaaagatcttttgagaattttgccgcccattattaaaagaaagaaaccctgCTCCAtaacatttcttataaatataaagagaGGGTGAACAGAGAAAGGACACTCATTTTTCAACAAATCAGTCAAACAatcaaaaatcaaccaaaggcaaaaaaaaactcaaaatgatcacttgatcattgagaaccttcaaacaaactggagcaaccaaaagctcatttgagCCACAAAAGAAGCCAGCCATAGATCAGaacttccaaagttcagacttagagaaataagtcattcaaaacgagacttctctcgttacaaatttaaTTCAGCAGAAGTCAagacaagcagagtttgagttttcacaaatatgaaaaccttaacaaattttacagtgcaGTTCTAGCTTGGTAAGTCCTCaagtccagccacttctgcccttTCAGACTAAAGAAGCctcagttctgcccgctcaaaagccacccaaggcttgaagtagattaaaaCTCtgtcaaaattgaactttggtatcgatttacagctaaaagctaagcagttgaagttgttaaCAGCTCAGTCCAGCATAAATATactcagtccagcccggatcagaagtttctacccaggcagaaatgggattcctgccatctttttgtctttctagagttgattattccctttttaattttgtaaaaggcagttctgcctaaaacagtccACTTTATTATCATCTGTTCTGGTCAGAActactaattttatattgtgataaattataaagtCCTCACTAGTctaaggcaagaaaagaacttacttagGAGATATTcgtcacccaaattcacaatcgcttgttcaccaaaatcagtaacttgggacACAAGTTATCTGTTTCAAAGAAGTTTGCTATGATTTTTCATTGCTAACAGTGGCACGCttgcacaccaaagaaagttggCTTGTTGACCAGTCGATGGTTTTCAAGTCAATGGGGAACTTTGCCCTTCTATCACAGGAGTAAAAACACAACGGTGAACACAaacaaactatatatataaacaagttAAATAACAATTTTTCCAATtaccaattaaataaaaataaaaataaaaataattgttaaatTTTGCTATGTTAAGGAATAAAGGAGATAGGGACGTTGGTGATCATGATTCATGGCCATGTGCTTGAAAGCGGCgcaatataattttatagCAGAAAAGCTCAGCCTTTGAATTTCAATGGAGGGCTGGCTTGTTCTTGTTCACGTCAACTCTGGATTCTGCACTTGTACTATATTTTATGTGTCGTTTACCACGCTGTATGAACTATATGACTATTATCCCACGTAAAACGCGCACATATTAATGTCGTCCACCGCTGTAGGGTAGCTGGTGTTCTGCTTGATTTCCCTTTGCTCGCAAATGGGAATGGATCAAAGAAGTGTTGTATAATGGCCCAAATTAATGTTGATAGAGTTATCTATTAACAATTGGACAAAGGAAAGAGGAAACATGCAGCAAATCCACGTGGGAAAGCTTTGAATATTGGTGTGGAAGAGAAAGTGGAGCAAATTAAGGAGGAAATGCCGAGATGTTTGACtcaaggaaaatgctagggagaccaactttagataccaacttgtgtaccaactctctaatagagtgtgggacccattgtattggtggactccacctctattagagagttggtacacaattTGGTATCTGACCTCTTAGTCTCCCTAGCATAACCCTTGACTCAAATATGTTTAGGGTGGTTTTGGCATTATTTTATGGGAGGAGTCTAATTGGTTGGTGACACATGTGTACCACAACATGTGTGAAAGAAACTTCGTTTATTGTTTCCAAGTGGACGGGTGCTTAATGTTAGGGATCATCAGAGGCCATGGGTGGATGAGGGCTCGCCCGATTTATTGAGAAAAAGTCCGACTTGGTTCGTTGTTGAGTGGGTCGGGTTTGGATTTAAGGTCTAAAGTTGGTCCCGCCCATTGATCAGGCCCATTTGAGCCTAAACAAGCACAGCTGGTCTATAAAAGGTTAGCCCATGGGCtcacatacatataaataaaaactcaagtCAAATGAAAGATGGTGAAAATCATTATCTATTATCATTGTaataacttttaaaaaaaaaaaatgaagtatGGGATAAAATATGAGTGTATTAATATAGCGGTTGTATAACTATATCTTTAtatttatggaaaaaaaaaaactatgaagttatgaacaaagaaaaaaatggagacATAAACATATAGACAAATGTAAATAAAGAATTATGacggaaaaaaatgaaaacagagaaacacaccaaaacataaataaataaaaataaagaattgacaaaaaaaatcatataaagaaaaaagacataaTAAAGTAGGCCCATTTAAGCTCGACTCGATGGGTTTTTTCAAGCCCAACTCATGGAATGGACTTGGGCtttgaagagaagagagaagagagagtagGGTACTAATTAATAATGCACAACATCAAAACACCTTGGCCACCTCTACAACCTCTCAACACACCCAAGGAAATGCAAGGGCAACTTAAGCACCTTCTGGACAAAAACCTAACGGCTCTATTTTACCGATTGACGCTGAGTCACCATGTACAGCCAAGAGGCAGCTGTAGCGAATATGTCTTGTATATACATTTATTATATACCCTAGGGTTTCTAGGTCTTTctatttgtgtgtgtataaatTACAGCCCttaccattaaaaaaaaattaaaaaaaagcaagTCAGGCCATTCTTGTATTCTGTCCAAACATTACTCTCTGTAAAAGCTTCATAAAAGCATTCTTTCATACAAAAGTTTGAATAtctttcatggtatcagagccctGAGTCACCAAACGGAGCTCGGCTCTCTTTCTTCACATGGCATTCTCTGATCTTCTGTATTTTTAAACCCATTTTCTGATTACGACCCACCATTTCAGACTTCGTTTTACACACATATACTCCTCGTATACAGGCCCAACACGTTGCTAATCCCCTCCCTCTTAAGCTCACAAGAGACAATTATCTCTTATGGAAAAATCTCTTCCTTCCTGTGCTTCAAACCTATGATATGTTAGGCATCATTGATGGGACTGAACCATACCCATCTCAATTTATTTCTTCTCCAGATAACACTCTTACTCCTAACCCTGCTTTTACCCACTGGACAAAGAAGGACCTCACCTTCAAAATATGGATAAATTCTGCCCTTTCTGACAGTGTGCTTCCTTACACAATTGGTGCAACCTCATCTCCTGATTTGTGGCTCAATCTAGAGAAACGTTTTGCTGCTCTCACTCGTTCACACCTCCTTCAACTTAAGGCCCGCCTTCAAACCATtaatggcatgtttactaatctgtaattggattaggagaaattgaattgaggaggaattgaattcaaGAGGAATTGGATTGAGGAGATTTAGATTCCGGATTCCTAattaagttgtttactaaaccatatggattGAGAGGAGTTAGATTCCGAATtcttattgaagttgtttactaaaccatatggaatTGAGGTATGAGTGGtattaattactaaaatgtcctcaattttgggttaaagtagatggcatatttgaaattttgaaaattgtgtgaggatataatgagtaaaaaagatgaattcctaaattgtgtgaggatataatagCGACATATGAGTTCAAGCCTTTTAAGAAGCGTCTATAAACCGCACCAAACCCTCCCTCTCCGAGCTTTTCTCCCTCCTCAAAATTTCTCGTTGCATGAGCCAACTCCGTGTAGGAAAACTTCCTGGGGCATGTTCACTTTTCAAATAAGTCAATGGAATCATTCAGCAGGGATAGTCCTCACTTTCTCCTGCTGTTTTCCGCTTGTTCCACCCCAAGATGAAGCAAACAAAGCATAAAGCTCCAACCAAGGCAATGCATCCACCAACACCCAATGCAACCGCTCGTTGTCCTTGTTAAGAACTAGTGCTTGGCAGAGGAACTACCGAGTTCACTCCGCTCGTTCCATTGTCATCATCTGGAGAAGAGTTAAAATTCCAAGAGGTGATCATATGCACAACAAATTTAGCACCCGTGGCAGCAGAGAACCCAACAATAACCCTATCCGGCAAGTAGCTCTAATAAACTCTCTGATTT encodes:
- the LOC18778131 gene encoding L-type lectin-domain containing receptor kinase IX.1, translating into MVAKYSTKLHFLLLLLLLLTRSATPLNFSFSSFSGSYYPTISTKGDAFFEGGFLRLTKSGEDQLKNGSAGRATYSQPFLLHEKATGKLADFTTSFNFALDSLKESTYGDGLAFFVAPSGSFLLNDTEPAGGNNLGLPVNFASPNDTAFVAVEFDIYAYSTTDPPYDHVGIDVNSLNSTIFRPWKGGIMEGKTNNATISYNSTSKNLSVAFTTFAPDSNVTQEMAHFSDIMDLKQYLPDLVVVGFSASTGNYISLNKIISWNFSSTSLGDRDTNSNRKSGNKSIGLAVGLGIGGCAVLVGGLGWFIMWKKRERAGESSDEDHPMVHELIDDEFEKGAGPRKFSYSELARATSNFEEGEKLGEGGFGGVYKGFIPDLNSYVAVKRISSSSKQGPKEYASEVKIISRLRHRNLVQLIGWCHERKFLLVYEFMPNGSLDSHLFKEQSLLTWEARYKIAQGLASGLFYLHEEWEQCVLHRDIKSSNVMLDSNFNAKLGDFGLARLVDHGKQSQTTILAGTMGYMAPDYLNTGKASKESDVYSFGVVALEIACGRKPIDPKFGGIQSNMVEWVWELYGEDRVNEAADPKLSGDFDKKQMECLMIVGLWCAHPDYNMRPSIQQAIQVLNFEVPLPNLPSKMPVATYFAPPKSVSMLFRDISDSQGGQTELSSGQTNSSQFSAPSSTTNSHPKISLG